The Nitrospirota bacterium genome includes a window with the following:
- a CDS encoding thymidine phosphorylase gives MRAYDIIKKKRDGYSISRSEFAGFLTGYLRGDIPDYQMSAFLMAVFFKGMTREETADMTEIMISSGPVIDLSDIPGPKVDKHSTGGVGDKVSLILAPLAASAGVVVPMMSGRGLGHTGGTLDKLESIPGFRTSLKVKEFKEILSKINCAMIGYSDEMAPLDRRLYTLRDVTAAVESIPLITSSIMSKKLSEGIEGLVLDVKTGSGAFMKDIEDARTLAKAMVDTGNAFGVKTTAVITDMNEPLGMAIGNSIEVVEVIEFFKGNGTDDLMEVTLYLGAMMLKTAGIELDIEGGRKRLARLIESGAALEKFGGMVELQGGNPRIIERPTLLPHSCLSVDIFSEEKGYIRHIDAEAVGTASMILGAGRERIDSVIDPAAGILLKKKTGDFVDKGEMLCSFCTHDEALVQKAREKFMGTLKIGDTPPEKRKMILEVIG, from the coding sequence ATGCGCGCATACGACATTATAAAGAAAAAAAGAGACGGATACAGCATAAGCCGCAGTGAATTTGCCGGATTTCTGACAGGCTATTTAAGAGGCGATATTCCTGACTATCAAATGTCTGCTTTTCTCATGGCAGTGTTTTTTAAGGGCATGACCCGTGAGGAAACTGCTGATATGACGGAGATAATGATTTCCTCAGGGCCTGTGATTGACCTCTCGGATATTCCCGGACCTAAAGTTGATAAACACAGCACAGGCGGTGTCGGAGACAAGGTAAGCCTGATACTTGCCCCGCTGGCTGCATCTGCCGGTGTTGTGGTGCCTATGATGTCAGGCAGGGGGCTGGGGCATACAGGCGGCACTCTTGACAAGCTTGAAAGCATCCCGGGTTTCAGGACCTCACTTAAGGTAAAAGAGTTTAAGGAAATACTCTCAAAAATTAATTGTGCCATGATTGGTTATTCAGATGAGATGGCTCCGCTTGACAGAAGGCTTTATACATTGCGGGACGTAACTGCCGCTGTTGAATCCATACCGCTTATAACGAGCAGTATAATGTCTAAGAAGCTGAGCGAAGGCATTGAAGGGCTTGTGCTTGATGTAAAGACAGGCTCGGGTGCATTCATGAAGGATATTGAAGATGCAAGAACTCTCGCAAAGGCAATGGTGGATACGGGGAATGCCTTTGGCGTTAAGACAACCGCTGTTATTACTGATATGAACGAGCCTCTCGGAATGGCAATAGGAAATTCCATTGAGGTGGTTGAGGTAATAGAGTTTTTTAAGGGAAACGGTACTGACGATCTGATGGAGGTTACGCTTTACCTTGGCGCAATGATGCTGAAGACAGCAGGCATAGAGCTGGATATTGAAGGGGGCAGGAAGAGGCTTGCAAGACTTATTGAAAGCGGCGCGGCGCTTGAGAAATTCGGGGGAATGGTTGAACTTCAGGGAGGCAATCCAAGGATAATTGAGAGACCGACGCTTCTGCCGCACTCGTGTTTAAGCGTTGATATATTTTCTGAAGAAAAAGGCTATATCAGGCATATTGATGCAGAGGCAGTGGGAACGGCCTCTATGATTCTCGGCGCCGGAAGAGAGCGGATTGATTCTGTCATTGATCCTGCGGCAGGGATTCTCCTTAAAAAGAAGACAGGGGATTTTGTTGATAAGGGTGAGATGCTTTGTTCTTTCTGCACCCACGATGAGGCGCTGGTTCAAAAGGCAAGGGAGAAATTTATGGGTACGCTGAAAATCGGAGACACTCCTCCTGAAAAGAGGAAGATGATTTTGGAAGTGATTGGATAG
- the queF gene encoding NADPH-dependent 7-cyano-7-deazaguanine reductase QueF: protein MKYGEKIISKAKLEKWENPYPDRDYNIEIDFPEFSCLCPRSGYPDYAVIKINYIPDKFIVELKSLKLYFNKFRNLHISHEAVTNRIFDDLKKLLRPRRLEVTGDFNPRGNVKTIIRVTA from the coding sequence ATGAAATACGGCGAAAAAATAATATCAAAGGCAAAACTTGAGAAATGGGAAAACCCCTATCCTGATCGCGACTACAATATAGAAATAGATTTTCCGGAGTTTTCATGCCTCTGTCCGCGCTCCGGCTATCCTGACTACGCAGTAATAAAAATCAACTACATCCCGGATAAATTTATTGTTGAACTCAAATCCCTGAAGCTCTACTTTAACAAATTCAGAAATCTGCACATTTCACATGAGGCAGTGACAAACCGGATTTTTGACGACCTGAAAAAACTTCTTAGGCCGAGGCGGCTGGAGGTTACTGGGGATTTTAATCCGCGGGGAAATGTTAAGACAATTATACGCGTAACGGCGTAA
- the hpt gene encoding hypoxanthine phosphoribosyltransferase, which translates to MIISKPFLTVEQIQQRVKELAGKISRDYEGKEILAVGILKGAFMFFADIVRTIQVPMTIDFLIVSSYAKTESTGEIDIRTDLREDIKGKDVILIEDIVDTGFTLNHLRKMLLTRQPASLKICAFLDKKPRRKVDVPLDYIGFEIPDEYIVGYGLDYENRFRNLPYIAIFKESV; encoded by the coding sequence ATGATAATCAGCAAGCCATTCTTAACAGTAGAGCAAATTCAGCAAAGGGTAAAAGAACTTGCAGGAAAAATCTCCCGTGACTATGAAGGAAAGGAAATTTTGGCAGTTGGAATATTAAAAGGCGCCTTTATGTTTTTTGCCGATATTGTAAGGACCATTCAGGTCCCCATGACAATTGATTTCCTCATTGTGTCAAGTTATGCAAAGACAGAGTCCACAGGGGAAATTGACATACGCACCGATTTAAGGGAAGACATAAAAGGCAAGGATGTAATTTTAATAGAAGATATTGTGGATACAGGCTTTACTCTCAATCATTTAAGGAAGATGCTCCTCACACGCCAGCCTGCCTCGCTTAAGATATGTGCATTTCTGGATAAAAAACCGCGGAGGAAAGTTGATGTGCCGCTGGACTATATCGGCTTTGAGATACCTGACGAATATATAGTCGGCTACGGGCTTGACTATGAAAACAGGTTCAGAAATCTTCCTTATATAGCCATATTCAAAGAAAGCGTCTGA
- a CDS encoding nodulation protein NfeD produces MKKKVFFAFFVVSAVFLLPVLSNADIIIIKASGVVNPVMAEYISKSIDEAVKEKAGALVIELDTPGGLDASMRIIVKKIIASETPVVVYVSPSGSRAASAGVFITLSAHVAAMAPGTNIGAAHPVGLDGKMDKTMSEKVENDAAAYIKSIAEKRGRDSKWAEDAVRKSISATEAEALKRNIIDLVAPDMGTLLKDIHGREVETAAGRRVINTKDVRVKYHEINLRHKLLSLISDPNVAYILLMLGFYGIFFELTNPGAVFPGVFGAISLILAFYSLQTLPVNYAGLFLIILGIIFFILEIKIVSYGLLTLGGIIAMFIGSLMLFESPLPFLKLSIKVILPAVVLTALFFTLTIRLAVKAYRRKPVTGMEGLIGLEGVAKTDVNDKGGTVFVHGEIWKAWSDELIKTGENVKVVSIENLKLKVYPVRKAGSDG; encoded by the coding sequence ATGAAAAAGAAAGTCTTTTTTGCTTTTTTTGTTGTTTCTGCTGTTTTTCTCCTGCCTGTCCTCTCTAATGCCGACATAATAATCATTAAGGCAAGCGGCGTTGTAAACCCTGTAATGGCAGAGTATATATCCAAAAGCATTGATGAGGCGGTAAAGGAAAAAGCCGGCGCCCTTGTTATTGAACTTGATACCCCCGGAGGGCTTGATGCATCAATGAGGATTATAGTTAAAAAAATAATAGCAAGCGAAACCCCTGTGGTGGTTTATGTATCTCCGAGCGGTTCAAGGGCGGCGTCTGCCGGCGTCTTCATAACGCTTTCCGCGCATGTGGCTGCTATGGCTCCGGGCACGAATATCGGAGCCGCACATCCCGTTGGTCTGGACGGAAAGATGGACAAGACAATGTCCGAGAAGGTGGAAAACGATGCCGCCGCATACATAAAATCAATAGCAGAGAAAAGGGGCAGGGACTCAAAATGGGCAGAGGATGCTGTGAGAAAAAGCATATCTGCTACTGAGGCGGAGGCGCTTAAAAGGAACATCATAGATTTAGTGGCGCCTGATATGGGCACGTTGCTGAAGGATATCCACGGCAGGGAGGTGGAAACAGCGGCAGGCAGGCGCGTTATAAATACCAAAGATGTCAGGGTTAAGTATCATGAAATTAATCTGAGGCATAAATTATTAAGCCTCATCAGCGACCCTAATGTGGCATATATATTATTGATGCTTGGTTTTTACGGCATATTTTTTGAACTTACAAACCCGGGCGCTGTATTCCCGGGCGTATTCGGCGCCATATCGCTGATACTTGCATTTTATTCACTGCAGACACTGCCTGTAAATTATGCCGGACTTTTTTTGATTATTCTCGGCATTATCTTCTTTATCCTTGAGATTAAAATTGTTTCTTACGGTTTGCTTACCTTGGGCGGTATAATAGCCATGTTTATTGGTTCTCTTATGCTTTTTGAATCGCCGCTGCCGTTTTTAAAACTTTCAATAAAGGTTATTCTTCCGGCAGTGGTGCTTACCGCATTGTTTTTCACCCTGACTATCAGGCTTGCGGTAAAGGCCTACAGGCGGAAGCCGGTTACAGGCATGGAAGGCTTAATCGGGCTTGAAGGCGTGGCAAAAACAGATGTTAACGATAAAGGCGGGACGGTCTTTGTGCACGGGGAGATATGGAAGGCGTGGAGCGATGAGTTGATAAAAACGGGCGAAAATGTCAAAGTTGTTTCAATTGAAAACTTAAAGCTGAAGGTTTATCCTGTTAGAAAAGCCGGTTCTGACGGATAA
- a CDS encoding slipin family protein, with protein sequence MPIFSTGFILVVIMVIYFLSSAIKILREYERGVVFRLGRLIPIKGPGLVIIWPVIDKLVKVGLRTVTLDVPPQDIITRDNVTVKVNAVMYYRVIDPTKAITEVESFDYATSQIAQTTLRSVLGQSQLDDLLAKRDELNMELQKIIDQQTEPWGIKVTAVEVKNVDLPAEMQRAIARQAEAERERRAKIIHAEGEFQASQKLADAAVIIGSTPMALQLRYLQTLTEVAAEKNSTILFPLPIDLVTPFLKKAEK encoded by the coding sequence ATGCCTATATTTTCAACAGGTTTTATTCTGGTTGTTATCATGGTTATATACTTTTTGTCAAGCGCCATAAAGATTCTCCGTGAATACGAAAGAGGTGTTGTTTTCAGGCTTGGCAGGCTGATACCTATCAAAGGCCCCGGTCTTGTGATAATCTGGCCTGTCATTGATAAGCTTGTCAAGGTGGGGTTAAGGACTGTGACGCTGGATGTGCCTCCGCAGGATATAATTACGAGAGACAATGTTACTGTAAAGGTAAACGCAGTTATGTATTACAGGGTTATTGACCCTACAAAGGCAATAACAGAAGTAGAGTCTTTTGATTATGCAACATCCCAGATAGCGCAGACAACGTTGAGGAGCGTTCTCGGACAGAGCCAGCTTGACGACCTCCTTGCCAAGCGGGATGAATTAAATATGGAACTTCAGAAAATCATAGACCAGCAGACAGAGCCGTGGGGTATTAAGGTTACGGCGGTTGAGGTAAAAAATGTTGACCTCCCTGCCGAGATGCAGAGGGCCATCGCAAGGCAGGCGGAAGCTGAAAGGGAAAGAAGGGCAAAGATAATTCATGCAGAGGGAGAGTTTCAGGCGTCCCAGAAACTCGCTGATGCAGCAGTGATAATAGGCAGTACGCCTATGGCTTTGCAATTAAGATACCTTCAGACGCTGACAGAGGTGGCGGCAGAGAAGAATTCAACAATTTTGTTCCCGCTGCCCATAGACCTTGTAACTCCGTTTTTGAAAAAAGCAGAGAAATAG
- a CDS encoding PGPGW domain-containing protein has translation MQINEDKKHTITTIQQAKRVVRIVVGFTVLFIGVAMIVLPGPATVVIPIGLAILATEFVWARKLYKRFKDGASSVKKSIFNNNKDKKAQRDKGTE, from the coding sequence ATGCAGATAAATGAAGATAAAAAGCATACGATAACAACCATTCAGCAGGCAAAACGGGTTGTCAGGATTGTGGTTGGATTTACGGTGCTGTTTATCGGAGTTGCTATGATTGTTTTGCCGGGGCCTGCTACTGTAGTGATTCCAATTGGTCTGGCTATTCTTGCGACAGAGTTTGTCTGGGCAAGAAAATTATATAAACGTTTTAAAGATGGCGCAAGCAGCGTTAAAAAATCTATTTTTAATAACAACAAAGATAAAAAGGCACAAAGGGACAAAGGCACAGAGTGA